One stretch of Siphonobacter curvatus DNA includes these proteins:
- the metH gene encoding methionine synthase, giving the protein MTTIQKPDIRSLLKNRILVLDGAMGTMIQRYKLEEEDYRGSRFADWPHPLKGNNDLLVLTRPDIIKTIHAEYYEAGADIVETNSFSGTWIAMADYGMEELVYELNYESARIAREVADEFTARNPDKPRYVAGSMGPTNRTASLSPDVNNPGYRAITFDQLVGAYYEQTKALIEGGSDILLVETIFDTLNAKAALFAIDTYYQDVTNGKSPWPEHIPQGPKFEVPIMVSGTITDASGRTLSGQTTEAFLTSVSHLPLLSVGLNCALGADLMRPYVQTLADKSPFFTSAHPNAGLPNEMGEYDETPEQMGETINGFLNDGLLNIIGGCCGTTPGHIRRIAEIAATHQPRPIPVEEPVLKLSGLEPIEVTKEKVLFLNIGERCNVTGSKKFARLIRENKYDEALSIAREQVETGAQVIDVNMDEGMIDGAAAMTTFLNLLAAEPDIARVPVMVDSSKWEVIEAGLKCVQGKAIVNSISLKEGEEKFKEYARTVQRYGAAAVVMAFDENGQADSYERRIEICERAYRILVDEVGFPAEDIIFDPNILTVATGIDEHNNYAVDFINATRWIKENLPHAKVSGGVSNVSFSFRGNEPVREAIHSAFLYHAIKAGMDMGIVNAGQLTIYDEIPKDFLELVEDVLLNRRPDSTERLVTFAETVKAKGKTETGPDNSWRQLPVKERLSHALVKGIADFIDEDTEECRQAYARPIEVIEGPLMDGMNVVGDLFGAGKMFLPQVVKSARVMKKAVAYLQPFIEASKEAGSTAGRILLATVKGDVHDIGKNIVGVVLGCNNYEIIDLGVMVPTDKILEAAKTHNVDIIGLSGLITPSLDEMVGVAKEMERQGFNVPLLIGGATTSRIHTAVKIDPQYSGPVIHVLDASRSVPVAGRLTQSDESRAAVLSSIKAEYAKLREDHAKRKSDKNFVNIEAARQNKVNIDWENFQATKPRFLGTRVFEDYSLSEIAPYIDWTPFFQTWQLHGKYPAILEDQVVGAEAKKLFEDANNLLLEIIHDQSLKARAVVGFWPANSHEDDIILHPYETVSREVSCERHGSHTHLEYQISRANRSGEEVITTPALATLHHLRQQSQKAANLPNYSLADFIAPLESVHTDYIGGFAVTTGIGIEALLEKYEKDHDDYGSIMVKAIADRLAEAFAELMHQRVRKEFWGYAANETLENQDLIEEKYQGIRPAPGYPACPEHTEKRTLFDLLGAEQLGITLTESYAMYPASSVSGWYFSHPDSRYFTVGKIQKDQVEDYAKRKGMTLEEAEKWLAPALAY; this is encoded by the coding sequence ATGACAACGATTCAAAAACCCGACATTCGCAGCCTTCTTAAAAACCGTATTCTGGTACTCGATGGAGCCATGGGTACGATGATTCAGCGGTATAAGCTGGAAGAAGAAGATTATCGGGGCTCTCGCTTTGCCGACTGGCCCCATCCCCTGAAGGGAAATAACGACTTGCTCGTACTGACCCGACCCGACATTATCAAAACGATTCACGCCGAGTATTACGAAGCCGGAGCGGATATCGTGGAAACCAACTCCTTTTCCGGTACCTGGATTGCCATGGCCGATTATGGCATGGAAGAGCTGGTCTACGAACTCAACTACGAGTCGGCCCGTATTGCTCGTGAAGTCGCCGATGAATTTACGGCTCGCAACCCGGACAAGCCCCGGTACGTGGCGGGATCCATGGGGCCTACAAACCGTACCGCCAGCCTCTCGCCCGATGTGAACAACCCTGGTTACCGGGCCATCACTTTCGATCAGCTGGTGGGTGCGTATTACGAACAGACCAAAGCACTAATCGAAGGTGGCAGTGATATTTTGCTGGTCGAAACCATTTTCGATACGCTCAATGCTAAGGCGGCTCTGTTTGCCATTGATACCTACTATCAGGACGTGACGAATGGAAAGTCGCCCTGGCCCGAACATATCCCGCAAGGACCCAAATTTGAAGTGCCGATCATGGTATCCGGTACCATTACCGATGCCTCGGGTCGTACGCTTTCCGGACAAACGACGGAAGCTTTTCTTACCTCTGTATCGCATTTGCCCCTGCTTTCCGTAGGGCTAAACTGTGCCTTGGGAGCCGATCTGATGCGGCCGTATGTACAGACCCTGGCCGATAAATCACCCTTCTTTACCTCGGCCCACCCCAACGCGGGTTTGCCGAATGAAATGGGTGAATACGACGAGACGCCCGAGCAAATGGGTGAAACGATCAATGGCTTCCTGAACGACGGACTACTGAATATTATCGGTGGATGCTGCGGTACGACGCCCGGCCACATTCGCCGTATTGCGGAAATTGCTGCTACCCACCAGCCCCGACCTATTCCCGTCGAGGAACCCGTACTGAAATTATCGGGTTTGGAGCCGATTGAGGTAACGAAGGAAAAGGTACTGTTTCTGAACATCGGGGAGCGTTGTAACGTAACCGGTTCGAAGAAATTTGCCCGGCTGATTCGGGAAAACAAGTACGACGAAGCCCTGAGTATTGCCCGGGAACAGGTAGAAACTGGAGCTCAGGTCATCGACGTAAACATGGATGAAGGGATGATTGACGGAGCTGCCGCCATGACTACCTTTCTAAATTTACTCGCTGCCGAACCCGACATTGCCCGGGTACCCGTCATGGTCGATTCTTCCAAGTGGGAAGTGATCGAGGCGGGTTTGAAATGCGTACAGGGAAAAGCAATTGTGAACTCCATTTCCCTGAAAGAAGGCGAAGAGAAGTTCAAGGAATACGCCCGCACGGTGCAACGGTACGGAGCCGCCGCCGTAGTGATGGCTTTTGATGAAAATGGTCAGGCCGATAGCTACGAACGCCGGATTGAAATTTGCGAACGGGCGTACCGGATTTTGGTGGACGAAGTCGGCTTCCCCGCCGAAGACATCATCTTCGACCCTAACATTTTAACCGTTGCTACAGGAATCGACGAGCACAATAACTACGCCGTCGATTTCATTAATGCAACCCGCTGGATTAAAGAAAACCTGCCGCACGCGAAAGTTTCGGGTGGGGTATCCAACGTATCGTTTAGCTTCCGGGGGAACGAACCCGTTCGGGAAGCCATTCACTCGGCCTTCCTGTACCATGCCATTAAAGCTGGTATGGATATGGGCATTGTGAACGCCGGTCAGTTGACGATCTACGACGAAATTCCAAAGGACTTTCTGGAACTGGTGGAAGACGTTTTGCTCAACCGCCGTCCCGACTCCACCGAACGCCTCGTAACATTTGCCGAAACGGTGAAAGCCAAAGGAAAAACGGAAACGGGACCGGATAACTCCTGGCGGCAACTGCCCGTGAAAGAGCGGCTCTCGCACGCTCTGGTCAAAGGCATCGCCGATTTCATTGATGAAGATACAGAAGAATGTCGTCAGGCATACGCTCGCCCGATTGAGGTGATTGAAGGTCCGCTGATGGACGGGATGAATGTGGTAGGGGATCTGTTTGGGGCTGGGAAAATGTTTCTGCCGCAGGTCGTTAAATCGGCCCGGGTCATGAAAAAAGCCGTAGCTTACCTCCAACCCTTCATTGAAGCCAGTAAAGAAGCCGGATCTACGGCTGGACGTATTTTGCTGGCAACGGTTAAGGGCGACGTACACGATATTGGCAAGAACATCGTGGGCGTAGTACTGGGCTGTAACAATTACGAGATCATTGATTTGGGCGTAATGGTGCCAACGGATAAAATACTGGAAGCGGCCAAGACGCACAACGTAGATATTATTGGATTGTCGGGACTGATTACGCCGAGTCTGGATGAAATGGTGGGCGTGGCCAAAGAAATGGAACGGCAGGGTTTCAACGTACCCCTGCTCATTGGTGGAGCAACGACGTCCCGAATTCATACGGCCGTAAAAATTGATCCGCAGTACTCCGGACCCGTCATTCACGTACTCGACGCTTCCCGTTCAGTACCCGTAGCCGGACGTCTGACGCAAAGCGACGAATCAAGAGCGGCGGTACTTTCGAGCATCAAGGCCGAATACGCTAAGCTTCGCGAAGATCACGCCAAACGCAAATCGGATAAGAATTTCGTCAACATTGAAGCGGCTCGTCAGAATAAGGTAAACATCGACTGGGAGAACTTCCAGGCTACCAAACCCCGATTCCTGGGTACGCGGGTATTTGAAGACTATTCCCTGTCGGAAATTGCCCCGTACATTGACTGGACGCCCTTCTTCCAGACCTGGCAATTGCACGGCAAGTACCCCGCGATTCTGGAAGATCAGGTCGTAGGAGCGGAGGCGAAGAAATTGTTCGAAGATGCCAATAACCTGTTGTTGGAAATCATTCACGATCAATCGTTGAAAGCAAGAGCCGTTGTGGGTTTCTGGCCCGCGAATAGTCACGAGGATGATATTATTCTGCATCCCTACGAGACGGTAAGCCGGGAAGTATCCTGCGAACGCCACGGCTCGCATACGCATCTGGAGTATCAGATCAGCCGGGCCAACCGATCGGGCGAAGAAGTCATTACTACGCCTGCTTTAGCTACGTTACATCATCTGCGTCAGCAAAGTCAGAAAGCAGCCAATCTGCCCAACTACTCACTAGCCGATTTCATTGCTCCACTGGAAAGCGTGCATACAGATTATATTGGCGGTTTTGCCGTAACAACCGGAATCGGTATCGAAGCCCTGCTGGAGAAATACGAAAAAGACCACGACGATTACGGCAGTATCATGGTAAAAGCCATTGCCGACCGGCTTGCCGAGGCTTTTGCCGAATTGATGCACCAACGCGTTCGGAAGGAATTCTGGGGTTACGCGGCAAACGAAACCCTGGAAAATCAGGATTTGATTGAAGAGAAGTACCAGGGCATTCGTCCGGCTCCCGGTTATCCGGCCTGTCCCGAACATACCGAGAAGCGGACGCTATTTGATTTACTGGGTGCCGAACAGCTGGGTATTACGCTTACGGAAAGTTATGCCATGTATCCGGCTAGCTCCGTCAGTGGCTGGTATTTCAGTCATCCCGACAGCCGTTATTTCACCGTGGGTAAAATTCAGAAAGATCAGGTAGAAGATTACGCTAAACGCAAAGGAATGACGCTGGAAGAGGCCGAAAAATGGTTGGCTCCAGCTTTGGCGTACTAA
- a CDS encoding UDP-N-acetylmuramoyl-tripeptide--D-alanyl-D-alanine ligase, giving the protein MIADLYQKYLTCSSVSIDTRKIEPGAMFFALKGEKFDANTFAAQALTNGAAYVVMDNAEYATDERCLVVPNTLQALQQLALYHRRTLTIPVIGIGGSNGKTTTKELTHRVLAKRFRTFATPGNYNNYIGVPLTLLSMPIGTEVLIVELGANQKGDIEELVNICEPGLGLITNIGKSHLEGFGGLQGVREGEGELYDFLVQTNGLIFFHAQDETLVSMLEERGAKKFNLIPYRDDVQLLETNPNVVYEIGEQRVETHLMGDYNFINMRAALTLGHYFGVAEADMHAAIAGYVAENNRSQILQKGSNTIWLDAYNANPSSMAAALKNFEALDAKKKLVILGDMFELGEEGPSEHELMGKLIAECHFDYVLLAGPLMQNALKYLPRAYYFPDKFGLHVWLEEHPMTDTHFLIKGSRGMGLESTLGMIGGGESS; this is encoded by the coding sequence ATGATTGCAGACCTTTATCAAAAGTACCTGACTTGCAGCAGTGTTTCGATTGATACCCGCAAAATTGAGCCCGGAGCGATGTTTTTCGCGTTAAAAGGGGAAAAATTTGACGCGAATACCTTTGCCGCCCAGGCCCTGACCAACGGAGCTGCCTATGTGGTGATGGATAATGCCGAGTACGCGACCGACGAACGTTGTCTGGTTGTGCCCAATACGCTTCAGGCCTTGCAACAACTGGCTTTGTATCATCGGCGTACGCTGACCATTCCCGTCATCGGCATTGGCGGATCTAATGGCAAAACGACGACTAAAGAGCTGACCCACCGCGTACTAGCGAAACGATTCCGGACGTTTGCTACACCCGGTAATTATAACAACTACATCGGCGTACCGCTTACCCTGCTTTCCATGCCGATAGGTACAGAAGTCCTTATCGTAGAATTGGGAGCCAACCAGAAAGGCGATATTGAAGAATTGGTGAACATCTGCGAACCCGGTCTCGGCTTGATTACCAATATTGGAAAGTCACACTTGGAAGGTTTTGGTGGCTTGCAGGGGGTACGCGAAGGGGAGGGGGAACTCTACGATTTTCTGGTACAGACCAACGGCCTGATCTTCTTTCATGCTCAGGATGAAACGCTGGTGAGTATGCTGGAAGAACGGGGAGCAAAGAAATTCAACCTGATTCCTTACCGCGACGACGTTCAGTTGCTGGAAACCAACCCGAACGTGGTGTATGAAATAGGCGAACAACGCGTGGAAACGCACCTGATGGGAGATTACAACTTCATTAACATGCGGGCTGCCCTAACGCTGGGCCATTATTTTGGCGTGGCTGAAGCAGATATGCACGCCGCCATTGCGGGCTACGTGGCCGAAAATAACCGCTCCCAGATTCTACAGAAAGGTTCGAATACCATCTGGCTGGATGCGTATAATGCTAACCCAAGTTCAATGGCCGCTGCATTAAAGAATTTCGAAGCTCTGGACGCGAAGAAAAAATTGGTCATTCTGGGCGACATGTTTGAACTGGGCGAAGAAGGGCCCTCCGAGCACGAGCTGATGGGAAAACTGATTGCCGAATGCCACTTTGATTACGTACTTCTGGCGGGACCGCTCATGCAGAACGCCCTGAAATACCTGCCCCGGGCGTATTACTTCCCCGATAAATTCGGCCTACACGTCTGGTTGGAGGAACATCCCATGACGGATACGCATTTCCTCATTAAAGGTTCTCGCGGTATGGGACTGGAGAGTACGCTGGGGATGATTGGGGGAGGGGAGAGTTCATAG
- a CDS encoding XdhC family protein, translating to MKEISAILDHYKKIDFTTTKAALATVVRVEGSSYRRVGARMLVTEDGQWVGGISGGCLEGDALKRARLAMSTGKAAMVTYDTTDDDPYQIGVGLGCNGVIDVLLSPLNADDLSNAVLQLEPLIHRRSPSVVVTVTESQSDTLPLGSVYRFEDADSFAALFPVQELLPALSESIHTTLHSQKSHTQEFSGSFGSVCVLLEVILPPIHLFIHGGNYDIYPLVRQARELGWLTTVFCNPQKINKVLFQWADAVVAKDTEVQPDDYTAVILMAHDLETDYRNYHRYVTTTTVPYIGLLGPRKRFEKMIQRMEEANQPLSDSQLQRTYSPAGLDTGAATPEEIDLSILAEIRTVFSNREGGLLRRRSLPIYSE from the coding sequence ATGAAAGAAATAAGTGCCATTCTCGACCACTATAAAAAGATTGATTTTACGACCACAAAGGCCGCTCTGGCGACGGTAGTTCGGGTGGAGGGTTCCTCCTACCGACGGGTGGGAGCCCGCATGCTAGTTACCGAAGACGGTCAGTGGGTGGGTGGCATTTCGGGCGGTTGTCTGGAAGGTGATGCTCTGAAACGGGCCCGTTTGGCCATGTCTACCGGAAAAGCCGCCATGGTCACCTACGATACTACCGATGACGATCCTTATCAGATCGGCGTGGGGCTAGGTTGTAATGGCGTTATTGACGTACTGCTGAGTCCATTGAATGCGGATGATCTGTCGAATGCGGTGTTACAGCTGGAACCGTTGATTCATCGACGCAGTCCTTCCGTAGTCGTAACCGTTACGGAAAGTCAGTCGGACACCTTACCGCTGGGTTCGGTTTACCGGTTTGAGGACGCCGATTCGTTCGCTGCCCTTTTCCCGGTTCAGGAACTGTTGCCTGCGTTGAGCGAATCGATTCATACGACCCTGCACAGTCAGAAGTCGCATACGCAGGAATTTTCGGGTTCTTTTGGCTCGGTCTGCGTATTGCTGGAAGTGATTTTGCCTCCCATTCACCTGTTCATTCACGGCGGCAATTATGACATTTACCCGCTGGTACGACAGGCCCGTGAACTGGGCTGGCTAACGACAGTTTTCTGTAATCCGCAGAAAATCAACAAAGTACTTTTTCAGTGGGCGGATGCCGTAGTAGCCAAAGATACCGAAGTACAGCCCGACGACTATACCGCCGTGATCCTCATGGCTCACGATCTGGAGACGGATTACCGGAATTACCATCGCTACGTAACGACCACGACGGTTCCGTACATCGGCCTGTTGGGTCCCCGCAAGCGATTTGAAAAGATGATCCAGCGGATGGAAGAAGCCAATCAGCCCCTATCGGATTCTCAACTTCAGCGAACCTACAGCCCCGCCGGACTGGATACTGGAGCAGCGACTCCCGAAGAAATCGACCTTTCCATTCTCGCCGAAATCCGGACCGTATTTTCAAATCGGGAAGGAGGCTTATTGCGGCGACGGAGCCTTCCCATTTACAGCGAATAG
- a CDS encoding T9SS type A sorting domain-containing protein, translating into MKNRYLLTGLGLLVSFLSFEAHAQKFSFELDTAVQVTVQGRILPNAWAGGLNAPQFSKMHLNQDQVEDLVIFDRTSRKISTFLAQPTGNGSYTWRHAPLYEAYFPELESWMLLRDFDGDGRKDLFAHTPSGIKVYQNVSAPSGFRWQLLFDPLYTEGFSGQVNMQVPSTDVPGIDDVDGDGDLDLVIFDIAGDFAEYHQNMSIERTGKAGLTFKKVGFCWGNFIKRQYGDACFNMNCETGEGDCPAVQNNPGGRPLHAGNSILLWDYNGDGVKDFFYSYIEDSHVAYMPNAGTREKARFTQADYLFPSVKPIDMGVFPATFLEDVTFDGKPDLLAAPNVYSNDQLKANDFRRTAWLYESTGSGLIFRKENFLQEDMVDLGENTTTALADLDGDGDADLLVGYAGFRSGQTYRGGIALFRNVGTPQQAKFQLETDDYLGLATQLQNRQNQLVTNVNIFVSDVTGDGIPDLGFMAQTPAGSIVRYIPNRGGKTGAFQLNPDELTALPLPNDLYAGSVPLYLDVNRDGRIDLLIGTYYGGIQYYRNTGTSTQPTYQLETKSYGGQTDDFTNRGFSLIAADVNGDERLDLLTAYDNGSLKVFHDFLNQTTLSADSNSVQSPVNAVTSLKIGGVPSLAVADLNQDGLPDIVAGTNTGGLRLLLNRSEKLPPSPDTGTETVRVGPNPTDRYVTIQTTAEAEVHLYSLLGQWLGKARSNGTNRYELDFRGLPTGVYLVQIQTASSGKITRKIILR; encoded by the coding sequence ATGAAAAACCGTTACCTGCTGACGGGCCTGGGGCTGCTCGTTTCATTTCTTTCTTTTGAGGCCCATGCTCAGAAGTTTTCCTTTGAACTGGATACTGCGGTTCAGGTTACCGTACAGGGTCGAATCCTGCCCAATGCCTGGGCCGGAGGACTGAATGCTCCGCAGTTTTCCAAAATGCATTTAAATCAGGATCAGGTCGAGGATTTAGTAATTTTTGATCGAACCAGTCGAAAAATTTCCACCTTTCTGGCCCAGCCCACGGGTAATGGCTCCTACACCTGGCGACACGCTCCCCTCTACGAGGCGTACTTCCCCGAACTAGAAAGCTGGATGCTTCTTCGTGATTTCGATGGTGATGGCCGCAAGGATTTGTTCGCCCATACGCCGTCGGGAATTAAAGTGTATCAAAATGTATCAGCTCCTTCTGGTTTCCGCTGGCAGTTGCTGTTCGATCCACTGTATACCGAAGGATTTTCGGGTCAGGTAAATATGCAGGTGCCTTCCACGGACGTACCCGGGATTGATGACGTGGACGGGGACGGCGATCTGGATTTGGTCATCTTTGACATTGCGGGCGACTTTGCGGAATACCACCAGAACATGAGCATCGAACGAACGGGCAAGGCCGGTTTGACCTTCAAGAAAGTTGGTTTTTGCTGGGGAAACTTCATCAAGCGACAGTACGGAGATGCCTGCTTCAATATGAACTGCGAAACTGGCGAAGGCGATTGTCCAGCCGTCCAGAACAATCCGGGGGGTCGCCCCCTGCATGCAGGCAATAGTATTTTGCTCTGGGATTATAACGGAGATGGCGTGAAAGACTTCTTTTACAGTTACATCGAAGATTCCCACGTAGCGTACATGCCCAATGCGGGCACGCGGGAAAAGGCTCGATTCACGCAGGCTGACTATTTGTTTCCTTCGGTAAAACCGATTGATATGGGCGTATTTCCGGCCACGTTCCTGGAAGACGTCACGTTTGATGGGAAACCCGATCTGCTGGCTGCTCCGAATGTCTACTCCAATGATCAGCTCAAGGCCAATGACTTTCGCCGGACCGCCTGGCTTTATGAGAGTACGGGCTCAGGTCTGATCTTTCGGAAAGAGAATTTTTTACAGGAAGATATGGTGGACCTGGGCGAAAATACGACTACTGCTCTGGCCGACCTGGATGGCGACGGCGACGCCGATTTACTGGTGGGATATGCCGGTTTTCGCTCCGGGCAAACGTACCGGGGTGGCATCGCTCTATTCCGCAATGTCGGTACCCCTCAACAGGCTAAATTCCAGCTTGAAACGGATGATTATCTGGGGCTGGCCACGCAGCTACAGAACCGACAGAACCAGTTGGTTACCAATGTCAACATCTTTGTTAGTGACGTAACCGGTGACGGTATTCCCGATTTAGGTTTCATGGCTCAGACGCCAGCCGGCTCCATCGTTCGGTACATTCCTAACCGAGGTGGTAAGACCGGAGCTTTTCAGCTCAATCCGGACGAGCTTACGGCGTTGCCCCTCCCGAATGACCTCTACGCGGGTTCGGTTCCTCTGTACCTTGATGTGAACCGGGACGGACGCATTGACCTGCTGATCGGCACCTACTACGGTGGCATTCAATATTACCGCAACACGGGCACGTCTACCCAGCCCACGTATCAGTTGGAAACCAAGTCGTACGGTGGCCAGACGGATGATTTTACCAACCGGGGGTTCTCACTAATTGCAGCGGATGTCAACGGCGACGAACGACTGGACCTGCTGACGGCCTACGATAATGGTTCCCTGAAAGTTTTCCACGATTTTCTTAATCAAACAACCCTTTCAGCGGATTCTAATTCGGTACAATCGCCCGTTAATGCGGTTACGAGCTTAAAAATTGGCGGTGTTCCTTCGCTAGCCGTAGCGGACCTCAATCAGGATGGATTGCCCGATATTGTAGCAGGCACGAATACCGGTGGCCTGCGGTTGCTACTGAATCGTTCGGAGAAGTTGCCGCCTTCGCCCGATACGGGCACGGAGACTGTACGGGTCGGACCCAATCCCACGGATCGTTACGTAACGATCCAGACGACGGCCGAGGCGGAGGTGCATCTGTATAGTCTGCTCGGTCAATGGCTGGGTAAAGCCCGTTCCAATGGCACCAATCGGTATGAACTCGATTTTAGAGGATTGCCTACTGGCGTGTATCTGGTTCAGATTCAAACGGCGAGTTCCGGAAAAATTACCCGAAAGATCATCCTTCGCTAG
- a CDS encoding SAM hydrolase/SAM-dependent halogenase family protein, translating into MKNRFNALIIVLGILVNTGWAQQKIVVFQSDFGLKDGAVSAMKGVAMGVSTELKLFDLTHEIPAYNIWEAAYRLEQTVAYWPAGTVFVSVVDPGVGTERKSVVLKTKSGHFIVTPDNGTLTLLAESAGIAEVREINEAVNRRKNSGKSYTFHGRDVYAYTAARLAAGVISFPQVGPLLPKQVVSLPYQKASREGQSLKGTIPILDVQYGNVWTNIPVDLFQQLGVTAGQSVRVRIFHRNQKVYEDTLPYVETFGSVAEDKPLVYLNSLLQVAFALNQGNFAETHHIGSGGEWSVELSR; encoded by the coding sequence ATGAAAAACAGATTTAATGCTCTAATCATCGTCTTAGGTATACTGGTCAACACGGGCTGGGCCCAGCAAAAAATCGTCGTTTTTCAGTCAGATTTTGGCTTGAAGGATGGAGCCGTTTCGGCCATGAAAGGAGTGGCGATGGGTGTTTCAACTGAGTTGAAGTTATTTGATCTAACCCACGAAATACCCGCTTACAACATCTGGGAAGCTGCGTACCGCCTCGAACAAACCGTAGCGTATTGGCCCGCCGGTACCGTGTTTGTATCCGTCGTAGACCCCGGCGTAGGAACGGAGCGAAAATCCGTTGTACTGAAAACGAAGTCGGGCCATTTCATTGTCACGCCCGATAACGGAACACTGACCCTCCTGGCCGAATCGGCGGGTATTGCGGAAGTACGGGAAATCAACGAGGCCGTTAACCGCCGGAAAAATTCGGGCAAATCCTATACTTTTCACGGTCGTGATGTATACGCCTACACCGCCGCCCGGCTGGCTGCTGGCGTGATTTCCTTCCCGCAGGTAGGACCTTTGTTACCGAAACAGGTGGTATCGCTACCGTATCAGAAAGCGAGTCGGGAGGGGCAATCGCTGAAAGGGACCATTCCCATTCTGGACGTACAATACGGCAATGTCTGGACCAATATTCCGGTTGACTTGTTTCAACAACTGGGCGTTACGGCTGGGCAGTCCGTACGCGTCCGGATCTTCCATCGAAATCAGAAAGTGTACGAAGACACGCTGCCTTACGTGGAAACGTTTGGGAGTGTGGCCGAAGACAAACCGCTCGTGTACCTGAACAGTCTCTTGCAGGTTGCCTTCGCCCTGAATCAGGGAAACTTCGCCGAGACGCATCACATCGGGAGTGGCGGCGAGTGGAGCGTGGAGCTTTCCCGATAA